The Streptomyces sp. SS1-1 genome has a segment encoding these proteins:
- a CDS encoding alpha/beta fold hydrolase — translation MSTYLLVHGAWHDGRCWNRLTPLLEAAGHRVLHPSLTGYGDKAHLLAPDVGLETHVEDVVRLIKDEDLTDVVLVGHSYAGLVVSSAANEVPERIAHLVYLDAMVPEHGESAVDVQPITQQLIDLAASSDTPWRIPPLPELPPPFGLFGVTDPADVAWLRATLSDQPVLCLQQPARLDNPAVRAVPRTHIHCVGPAPEGITRRPVPATQPNGSPSRVRELPTGHDCMITMPEELSELLLDLRR, via the coding sequence GTGTCGACCTACCTGCTTGTCCACGGCGCCTGGCACGACGGCCGGTGCTGGAACCGGCTGACCCCGCTGCTGGAGGCGGCCGGTCACCGCGTCCTGCACCCCTCCCTCACCGGCTACGGCGACAAGGCGCACCTGCTCGCACCCGACGTCGGCCTGGAGACGCACGTCGAGGACGTCGTACGGCTGATCAAGGACGAGGACCTGACCGACGTGGTGCTGGTCGGCCACAGTTACGCCGGCCTGGTCGTCTCCTCGGCGGCCAACGAGGTGCCGGAGCGCATCGCGCACCTGGTGTACCTGGACGCGATGGTCCCGGAACACGGGGAGTCCGCCGTCGACGTCCAGCCGATCACGCAGCAGCTGATCGACCTGGCCGCCTCGTCGGACACCCCGTGGCGCATCCCCCCGTTGCCGGAACTGCCGCCGCCCTTCGGCCTGTTCGGCGTCACGGACCCGGCGGACGTGGCGTGGCTGCGCGCCACGCTCTCCGACCAGCCCGTGCTCTGCCTCCAGCAGCCGGCCCGCCTCGACAACCCGGCCGTGCGAGCCGTCCCCCGCACCCACATCCACTGCGTCGGCCCGGCCCCGGAGGGCATCACCCGCCGCCCGGTCCCCGCGACCCAGCCGAACGGCTCCCCGTCCCGGGTGCGGGAACTTCCCACTGGACACGACTGCATGATCACCATGCCG